The following coding sequences lie in one Photobacterium sp. CCB-ST2H9 genomic window:
- a CDS encoding lipase secretion chaperone: MKKTVLSLICIVLTAGAVYTYNSQTSEPTVTQVPSQQDTQIDTDSARDTFDYFLSGLGEADIDTLREHFRSYNAQQATAYQFDEDLFERFIQYRAALRDLDPGNINQLDADALRQLNDQLIQAQLQFFSYEEQQRLFAEENLQRDLTLRKLELKQQTQDQEAYLSAWQQELDNLPPVMQESYRNASLLAQLQSTQSMDPQERYLNQQALVGPEAADRLAQLSQKRAAYQTQLDEYFEQREMILADSGMASAEQQFALETLRNNTFTTSQRRRVKALESMRDTQGGQSID; the protein is encoded by the coding sequence TTGAAAAAGACCGTACTTTCACTCATCTGTATTGTTCTGACTGCGGGTGCGGTCTATACCTACAACTCACAGACCTCCGAACCGACTGTGACCCAGGTGCCCTCTCAGCAGGACACCCAAATTGATACCGATTCCGCCCGCGATACCTTCGACTATTTTCTGTCGGGTCTCGGTGAGGCGGACATCGATACACTCAGAGAACACTTCCGCTCCTATAATGCCCAGCAGGCAACCGCCTACCAATTCGATGAAGATCTGTTCGAACGATTCATTCAATACCGAGCCGCATTGCGGGATCTCGACCCGGGCAATATCAATCAGCTGGATGCTGATGCCCTGAGGCAACTGAATGATCAGCTGATTCAGGCACAACTACAGTTCTTTTCATATGAAGAGCAGCAACGGCTGTTTGCCGAAGAAAATCTCCAGCGGGATCTGACACTGCGAAAGCTGGAACTCAAACAGCAAACCCAGGATCAGGAAGCCTATCTCAGCGCCTGGCAACAAGAACTGGATAACCTGCCTCCCGTCATGCAGGAAAGCTATCGCAACGCCAGCCTGCTGGCTCAGTTACAATCCACCCAGTCGATGGATCCGCAGGAGCGCTACCTGAACCAGCAGGCATTAGTCGGACCTGAAGCGGCAGATCGCCTGGCACAGCTCAGTCAAAAACGAGCGGCATATCAGACACAATTGGATGAATATTTTGAACAACGGGAAATGATTCTGGCAGATTCAGGAATGGCTTCAGCGGAACAGCAATTCGCCCTCGAGACCCTGAGAAATAACACTTTTACGACAAGCCAACGCCGTCGGGTCAAAGCATTGGAATCCATGCGTGACACACAGGGTGGACAATCAATCGATTGA
- a CDS encoding glutathione S-transferase family protein — MQLIIANKNYSSWSLRGWLMLTQNGIHFEEQKLVLFKDSFYRTLENYTPAAKVPVLIDGEVTVWDSLAICEYVNEAHCDGQAWPQHTVARAKARAISCEMHSGFTALRNEMPMNCRAKRQIELSEAAKKDIARIDQIWREQMTEYGDQGGWLFGQWSIADCMFAPVVLRFITYGIEVSELSQRYMTQVLQSPAIRLWLEDALQETDIVPEDEAGIEIES; from the coding sequence ATGCAATTGATTATCGCCAATAAGAACTACTCCAGCTGGTCACTGCGCGGCTGGCTGATGCTGACTCAGAATGGCATTCACTTTGAAGAACAAAAGCTGGTGCTGTTCAAGGACAGTTTTTATCGCACGCTGGAAAATTATACCCCGGCGGCGAAAGTACCGGTTCTGATTGATGGTGAGGTGACCGTCTGGGATTCGCTGGCGATTTGTGAATATGTGAATGAAGCGCACTGTGATGGACAAGCGTGGCCACAACATACAGTGGCGCGCGCAAAAGCCCGTGCGATCAGTTGTGAAATGCACTCCGGTTTTACAGCATTACGAAATGAAATGCCCATGAACTGTCGGGCGAAACGTCAGATTGAGTTGTCGGAAGCTGCGAAAAAAGATATTGCCCGGATTGATCAAATCTGGCGCGAGCAGATGACGGAGTATGGCGATCAGGGGGGCTGGCTGTTTGGACAATGGAGTATTGCGGACTGCATGTTTGCGCCTGTTGTTTTGCGATTCATCACTTATGGTATTGAGGTTTCAGAACTCAGCCAGCGTTATATGACTCAGGTGCTGCAGTCTCCGGCGATTCGTCTCTGGCTGGAAGACGCATTACAGGAAACGGATATTGTCCCTGAGGATGAAGCCGGTATCGAAATCGAGTCATGA
- a CDS encoding esterase/lipase family protein, with protein MASFTSQASTSTSGVSQKGYTATKYPIVLVHGLFGFDSIAGIDYFYGIPHALNKDGAKVFVAQISATNSTELRGEQLLAQVEDVLAITGAEKVNLIGHSHGGPTARYVASVAPEMVASVTSIGGVNKGSRIADIVRGAVPEGSIPEGIAVKLAEGLVSMINLLSGGSDLPQDPLASLAALTTEGSLAFNQKYPEGIPESDCGEGDYVAANGVYYYSWTGTSNFTNALDPIDAAMTILGLGFNNPNDGLVGQCSTHLGKVIRNDYKMNHLDEINGLLGITHLFETAPTTLYRQHANRLQLQGL; from the coding sequence ATGGCAAGCTTTACCAGTCAGGCAAGTACCAGTACATCGGGCGTATCCCAAAAGGGATACACTGCAACCAAATATCCGATTGTGCTGGTTCATGGCTTGTTTGGTTTTGATTCCATTGCCGGAATTGATTATTTCTACGGGATTCCGCATGCACTCAACAAAGATGGTGCAAAAGTATTCGTTGCTCAGATCTCTGCAACCAACAGCACAGAGCTTCGTGGCGAGCAGTTACTGGCTCAAGTGGAAGATGTACTCGCGATTACCGGCGCGGAAAAAGTTAACCTGATCGGACACAGTCATGGCGGACCAACTGCACGTTACGTGGCTTCTGTAGCACCGGAGATGGTCGCTTCAGTCACCAGTATCGGTGGCGTGAATAAGGGATCACGGATTGCAGATATTGTTCGTGGTGCCGTCCCGGAAGGCTCAATTCCGGAAGGGATCGCAGTCAAACTGGCTGAAGGACTGGTCAGCATGATCAATCTGTTATCCGGTGGCAGTGATCTGCCTCAGGATCCGCTGGCTTCTCTGGCCGCACTGACCACTGAAGGGTCGCTGGCATTCAATCAAAAGTACCCGGAAGGGATCCCGGAGTCCGACTGTGGCGAGGGTGATTATGTTGCTGCCAATGGTGTGTATTACTACTCCTGGACCGGGACCAGCAATTTCACCAATGCGTTAGATCCAATTGATGCCGCAATGACAATCCTGGGGCTCGGATTCAACAATCCGAATGACGGCCTCGTCGGTCAATGCAGCACGCACTTGGGTAAAGTCATCCGGAATGATTACAAAATGAATCACCTGGATGAAATTAACGGCTTGCTTGGCATTACTCATCTGTTCGAAACGGCACCGACCACGCTTTATCGCCAGCACGCAAACCGCCTGCAATTACAAGGATTATAA
- a CDS encoding DEAD/DEAH box helicase encodes MPFSKLGLSNALVQAVTELGYTKPTTIQNKAIPVILQGQNLIAAAQTGTGKTASFVLPILEKLSKGQTQRKKRVRALILAPTRELAVQVEEKVRDYGKHLGLTSLAMYGGVDEQQQKAHLIEGVDVLVATPGRLIDLYGQRAVYFEEIEIVVLDEADRMLDMGFIDAINKILDRLPEQVQFLLFSATLSRKVRELAKSAVSDPHEITIAANQASKSNIEQWLITVDKDQKSALLSHLIQENQWDQALIFIETKHGAAKLASQLEKRGIQAEAFHSGRSQTIRAQLLEDFKSGKIQYLIATGVGARGIDIEELPRVVNYDLPFPADEYVHRIGRTGRADASGEAISFVSKDNFKNLCMIESRLGHLIERREVEGFTPKKPVPVSILNYVPKNKATKVQTPKDKAAVSKASQNRAPRNKRPKKTD; translated from the coding sequence ATGCCATTCTCTAAACTTGGACTCAGCAACGCACTCGTTCAGGCCGTAACTGAGTTAGGTTATACCAAACCGACCACCATTCAGAACAAAGCCATTCCGGTGATTTTGCAGGGACAGAACCTTATTGCTGCAGCCCAGACCGGTACCGGTAAAACGGCCAGTTTTGTGTTGCCAATTCTGGAAAAACTGAGCAAAGGTCAGACGCAACGGAAAAAACGTGTACGTGCGTTAATTCTGGCACCAACCCGTGAACTGGCAGTGCAGGTGGAAGAGAAGGTCAGAGACTACGGAAAGCATCTGGGGCTGACCTCGCTGGCAATGTACGGCGGCGTGGACGAACAGCAACAGAAAGCGCATTTGATTGAAGGTGTGGATGTGCTGGTGGCGACACCAGGCCGGCTGATTGATCTCTATGGCCAGCGGGCTGTGTATTTCGAAGAAATCGAAATTGTGGTGCTGGACGAAGCCGACCGCATGCTCGACATGGGTTTCATCGATGCCATTAACAAGATTTTAGACCGACTGCCTGAACAGGTTCAGTTCTTGCTGTTTTCGGCGACTTTGTCGCGTAAAGTCCGTGAACTGGCGAAATCTGCGGTCAGTGATCCGCACGAAATTACGATTGCTGCCAATCAGGCATCTAAATCAAATATTGAACAGTGGCTGATCACCGTCGACAAAGATCAGAAATCGGCACTGCTGAGCCATCTGATTCAAGAAAATCAGTGGGATCAGGCGCTGATCTTTATTGAAACCAAGCACGGTGCTGCCAAGCTGGCATCTCAGCTTGAGAAGCGTGGTATCCAGGCTGAAGCCTTCCACAGTGGCCGCAGTCAGACGATTCGTGCTCAACTGCTGGAAGACTTTAAATCCGGGAAGATTCAGTATCTGATTGCGACTGGCGTGGGTGCCCGAGGCATTGATATTGAAGAGCTGCCGCGCGTGGTGAACTATGATCTGCCTTTCCCGGCGGATGAGTATGTTCACCGGATCGGTCGTACTGGTCGTGCAGATGCATCAGGTGAAGCGATTTCTTTCGTTTCAAAAGACAATTTCAAGAACCTGTGCATGATTGAAAGTCGTCTGGGCCACCTGATTGAACGCCGCGAAGTGGAAGGGTTTACCCCGAAAAAACCGGTGCCGGTTTCAATTCTGAACTATGTCCCAAAGAATAAGGCGACCAAGGTTCAGACGCCCAAGGATAAGGCCGCTGTGAGCAAAGCCTCTCAGAATAGAGCACCCAGGAATAAGCGTCCTAAAAAGACTGATTGA